The following are from one region of the Amia ocellicauda isolate fAmiCal2 chromosome 1, fAmiCal2.hap1, whole genome shotgun sequence genome:
- the LOC136755161 gene encoding UDP-glucose 6-dehydrogenase, whose amino-acid sequence MFQIKKICCIGAGYVGGPTCSVIAQMCPQIKVTVVDVNESRIKAWNSDTLPIYEPGLKEVVESCRGKNLFFSTDINSAIKEADLVFISVNTPTKTYGMGKGRAADLKFIEACARRIVEVSDGYKIVTEKSTVPVRAAESIRRIFDANTKPSLNLQVLSNPEFLAEGTAVRDLKNPDRVLIGGDETPEGQRAIHALCAVYETWVPKNKIITTNTWSSELSKLAANAFLAQRISSINSISALCESTGADVEEVAKAIGMDQRIGSKFLKASVGFGGSCFQKDVLNLVYLCEALNLPEVATYWQQVIDMNEYQRRRFACRIIDCLFNTVTGKKIALLGFSFKKDTGDTRESSSIYISKYLMDEGAKLQIYDPKVLKEQIIQDLSHPTISEDNPERVSQLVTVTKDPYEACEGAHALVICTEWDMFKEMDFDRIYKTMLKPAFIFDGRRVLDDLHPKLHSVGFQIETIGKKVTTPRIPFTPPTGIPRISLLDPPAKKAKV is encoded by the exons ATGTTTCAGATTAAGAAGATCTGCTGTATCGGGGCCGGCTATGTTGGGGGTCCAACGTGCAGCGTTATTGCGCAGATGTGTCCGCAGATCAAGGTTACAGTGGTGGACGTCAACGAGTCCAGAATTAAAGCCTGGAACTCCGATACACTGCCTATCTATGAG CCTGGTCTGAAGGAAGTGGTGGAGTCCTGCAGAGGAAAGAATCTCTTCTTCTCCACCGATATCAACTCTGCCATTAAAGAGGCAGACCTCGTCTTCATTTCT GTGAACACCCCGACGAAAACCTACGGCATGGGGAAGGGCCGGGCGGCTGACCTCAAGTTCATCGAAGCCTGTGCCCGGCGGATAGTGGAGGTGTCTGACGGGTACAAGATCGTGACGGAGAAGAGCACGGTGCCGGTGCGCGCGGCCGAGAGCATCCGGAGGATATTTGACGCCAATACCAAGCCCAGCCTCAACCTGCAG GTGCTGTCCAACCCCGAGTTCCTGGCAGAGGGTACGGCCGTGCGGGACCTGAAGAACCCAGACCGCGTCCTGATTGGGGGTGACGAGACACCCGAGGGCCAGAGGGCTATTCACGCCCTGTGTGCCGTCTACGAAACCTGGGTGCCCAAGAACAAGATCATCACCACCAACACCTGGTCTTCTGAGCTCTCCAAGCTG GCAGCCAACGCATTCCTCGCCCAGAGAATCAGCAGCATCAACTCCATCAGCGCCCTGTGCGAGTCGACCGGGGCCGACGTGGAGGAGGTGGCCAAGGCCATCGGGATGGACCAGCGCATCGGCAGCAAGTTCCTCAAGGCCAGTGTGG GATTTGGTGGCAGCTGTTTTCAGAAAGATGTCCTCAATCTCGTGTACCTCTGTGAGGCGCTCAATCTCCCTGAAGTGGCGACATATTGGCAACAG GTAATTGACATGAATGAGTACCAGAGAAGGCGGTTTGCGTGCCGTATCATCGACTGTCTCTTCAACACCGTCACAGGAAAGAAAATCGCCCTCCTGGGCTTCTCCTTCAAAAAGGACACGGGTGATACACG GGAGTCCTCCAGCATCTACATCTCCAAGTACTTGATGGACGAAGGGGCCAAGCTGCAGATCTACGACCCCAAGGTGCTGAAGGAACAAATCATCCAGGATTTGTCTCACCCCACCATCTCTGAGGACAACCCTGAGAGAG TGTCCCAGCTGGTGACCGTCACCAAGGACCCGTACGAAGCGTGCGAAGGCGCCCACGCTCTGGTCATCTGCACAGAGTGGGACATGTTCAAG GAGATGGACTTTGACAGGATCTACAAGACCATGCTGAAACCAGCCTTCATATTTGATGGCAGGAGAGTTCTGGACGATCTCCACCCCAAACTGCACAGTGTTGGGTTCCAG atCGAGACGATCGGTAAGAAGGTGACGACCCCACGCATCCCCTTCACTCCCCCGACCGGAATCCCCCGGATCAGCCTCCTTGACCCCCCCGCCAAGAAGGCTAAAGTTTGA
- the tifa gene encoding TRAF-interacting protein with FHA domain-containing protein A, with protein sequence MAERKTFEEAETEELLTCLRIQIYHPQQSSKDVCRHLTLYKKQKHALEVMLQFGRDAKVCDFSLYDSRVSRRQFAIEAFRPFNSSELAFEIKNLSKKGKMAVNGLELDYLNKVDLPDKALVRFSEFQLMFFTEPGDSNQGFDILFEQAPGPLCQEVGDAEYPVPVTDTGFDYVAPVRQFSLQGPLENDERMLLT encoded by the coding sequence ATGGCGGAGAGGAAGACATTCGAGGAGGCCGAGACGGAGGAGCTGCTCACCTGCCTGCGGATCCAGATTTACCACCCGCAGCAGAGCAGCAAGGACGTGTGCCGCCACCTGACCTTGTACAAGAAGCAGAAGCATGCGTTGGAGGTGATGCTGCAGTTCGGCCGCGACGCCAAGGTGTGTGACTTCTCCCTCTACGACTCGCGCGTCTCCCGGCGCCAGTTCGCCATTGAGGCTTTCCGCCCCTTCAACAGCTCCGAGCTCGCATTCGAGATTAAGAACCTCAGCAAGAAAGGCAAGATGGCGGTGAATGGACTGGAGCTGGATTACCTCAACAAAGTGGATCTGCCCGATAAGGCCCTGGTGAGGTTCTCCGAGTTCCAGCTGATGTTCTTCACGGAGCCCGGGGATTCCAACCAAGGCTTTGACATCCTTTTCGAGCAGGCTCCGGGACCCCTGTGCCAGGAGGTGGGAGACGCAGAGTACCCAGTCCCTGTTACCGACACCGGCTTCGACTATGTGGCTCCTGTGAGACAGTTTTCCCTGCAGGGGCCCCTGGAGAATGACGAGCGAATGCTGCTTACATGA